The DNA region AGGGCAAGGAATTGATCTGATCCAGTAAATGGATGACAAGTTTGACAACAACGGTAGACAGAAAAAGAACTAGTTGAAGTAGAATATAGTAGTAATATGTACTAGTAGTTTACCTGTGACAGTAATAAAAGGAGAAACACGGGCTTATGTTCCCCTTTGCATTCTCGGCATTTCATGACACTGTGAGACTGCTATTTGTCATCACCATAATAATACTATATCAGCTTaccaacatttttttttttttaaatattacactttattctttcttgtctttTCTCTTTGAATTGAACTTATAATTAACTTCTTTTAGTAATTGTCGCGTTCAAACTTCATGGTAACCGTGACTCAGTTTTTAATTTCACTACACATGATCGCTACTAGTTGAGTAGCTTAATCGGTCAATGTCCATATTCGTACTGCAAAGAAATTAAGTGAAGATTTTATTTCATATAATAGTGGTACCCAGACCAGTTCAATATTGTTGGCTTCATACAAATTGTTGAACATGCTAAACAAGGTTGTAATAACAGCTTCAGAAATCTACGAGCACGATGTTAAATATTGTTTTGGAAGCATTATTGATGTCGAAAACAAAGTGTTGAGATTACATCCAAAAAGATAGCAAAAGAACAGATAAGACCCTAGCTATCTATACAAAAGATTCAATGAACCGTAACAAGGTTTTACAGTCATCTACCCGTTCCAATTTACCCCAAAAAGGATTACAAACGAGCTATTCTTAGCCACCAATACACAGATACTATTGAGTGTCTCTTACTTTCACCCCTTCAGCTTAGCATCATATTCATATAATGAGAAAATCATTTTGGCTTTTCTTCATATAAAAAAACTCCACAAGCATCAAAATCTACGCTTTACATCTGGaccacccccctccccccaccccaccccaaaaaaaaaaaaaaaaaaacccttcCACTCAAGGTAGATAATGAGGTTAATTAGCAAGCATTGTTGTGGCATGGCTGTAGCTAAGCAATAACCGAGTTATGAAAAACAGTCTTGTTCAATATAAGCAGCCGAAAATATTAGACAACTGTACACATATACAGAGTCCATTAAAGAAAGAAACCTTTACGTTGCTCTCTCCTTTGCTCTGCTCATGTTCCTCCACTTATCTTTAAGGTCCCCAGTGGTCCGACCTTTCAGGAAAACATCACATCCAAATTCCAAAATCTGCTTCCATCTATCAGGAAAATGCGAGAATCGTTGTACTCCCTCCTGCAGCAGCAATGGCAAAGACTAGTACCAGAAGATAGCCAAGGGAAAAGTACTGACTACACACACACAGAgtccagagagagagagagagaggggggggggggatgtgtgtgtgtgggggggggggatgtgtgtgtgtggggggggggaggggggaatcCCCTTATATTAGAATAACTCGTGCCTTCTTACCAGCTTTTCAAGGAGAGAACTAGCAAATTTAGACAGAAAGAAGATGCGTGTACCTTTAACGTTTCCTCCTCTATCTTTGTCCATTGGACCTTCTTCCTCCTCAATTGAGGTGTTATGGGAAAGGTACTGCAAATAAAAATGAACAGTAAAAAATCAGAGATAGAAGTTATAACCAAAACACAATCAACTGCCTGATAATACTGATTAACAAAATGCTTTGATTCAACGCAAAAAGAGATAGGAGAACCaaaaaaaatgcagaaactggAAAATATAAGTAAAATGGATGACACATTTGAAAGAATGCGTGGAGTGACCATATGATTTGCATACTTTGGGAAGTGCATCAGACTTACTGCTTCTTCTCTGGATTCCTAAATTGTACACGATATCTGGAACCAATCTCATCTTCTTCAGAATTTTCTTCTATAGAAGAACTTCCTTGACACACAGGTTCATGAGAAACAGGTGGTTGAGGTGGATGCATCTGCATGAGTTCAGCATTCGTAGAATTTCTATTAACAGGACCACTTCCCGCTTCTTCAGCCTTCTTCAAAGAATTCTTGTTTCCATTCCCATTATGACACAACTCTTCTTCCTCTCTGGACTGATTCTGCTTAGATCTATGACATCTAAGTTCTGATCCTTCAGGTTGTTGACCAGCTACCAAGCATTGTTCAGGTGCAGAAGCCTCTGGTTGAGGTGAACCCGTCTGCATGATTTGAACTCCAACGGAATTCCTGTCGCCTGGAGCACTTCCTGCTTCTGTAACCTCATTCAAGGAACTGCTCCCATTCTCATTGTGGCATAATTGCTCATTCTTATCCTCTCGAGATTGATGCGGTTTCGTTCCTTGTGACTTAGGTAGTGACTTCTTTGATTGTTGTCCAGCTCCCAAGCCAATAAATGCAGCCAAATGTTTCCTAGCAAGTGAGACCTTCTTCTTACCGTCCAGGTATTCAGAAATTGCTCGAGAATATGCACAAAAGGGGCAGTAGAAGTTCCCTTTGTAATCAAAGTTGGGCACAGAACCCAAGCAACTTTCATGAACCATTAATGGGCAGGTGTCAGAACTACAGACAAATAATTTCCCCCCTACATTACACTTCACACAAAGATTAAGCTCACTACAATCAGCAGCTGCCAAAGAATCTTCACCCTGAGCACATTGCGAGCTCAAGAAATCATTCTTCTGTGTAGCAAGAGCAATGCTCTCATCGTGATACTCATCAGTATCACTAGAGAACTCAAATTCATGACTTTGCTCAATATTCTCTTTGGCTACTTTAGAAGGCTCACCATGTTGCAAATCTTGTGGAAGATTAAACTCCAGGTCATGTTTGGATCCATGAGTGCGAGAATCTTGTTGAATCGCCAGCTGGCATGAGCCACTGGATGTTCCAAGTTCAGCGCAACCATTGCTGCTACGTCCAATATTTTGGAACTTTTGGTCTGTGCTCATTCTTTGAGGCAAGAGCTCATTGTGATTAGAGTCACTTCCATGTAAACCACTTCTTGATGCAGCATGCTCAGCACAACCATCGTTCAGGCCTCCATTTGCTTCGAAGGCCCCAACTTGAGCTTCATCTTTCGAGTTCCCGTTTTGAACAATAGGTTGACTTCCTCCAGATGATTCTGCTGGGAATGCATCTCTCCCAGACAATAGCAAATCAGGAACTGTGTTCCGAATGGGACTAAAGACAAACTGCTTAAACTTCTTGGCAGCCTTAGCACAAGGATCAGAACTGTTCTCTGATATGGCTTCAGTTTCATTGACTTCTACTTCATGAGCAGTGGAGGCATCGATACTCCTCTTAGCACGCACCAGAGCGCTTCCTAGCTGACTTTTTTGCTTGCCATTTTTATCGGACTGGGTCCTCcaaaaggtaggggtaaggtctgcgtacacattatcctTCCCGGACCCCACACTGTGGgaatatactgggtatgttgttgtattTTTATCAGCTTGGGTAAAAGCATCCGAGTTCCTAGTTGGTGCAACATGTTGGGTATTTGTGCCTCCTACTTCATGTCCCTGCTTAAAGCCATCAGAATCAACAGCATCAACAGGAACACTATCTCTGGAGTGATTCCCGAACTCCAATCGACTTCTTTTTTTCAAGGATCCAGAAAGAGGACTGGTAGAATCTACAATGTTATCTTTAAGCTGTTTATCAACAGAAAATAAAGTAAATCCCAGATAATAAGACagatatattttcaatatgttcCAACTTCTCCAATTCAAAACATTATTAAGACTAGCTTACTTGTTTCAAAAGACACTTCGGCAGGAGAGATCTCTTTTTCATAATGAATGACCGAACATCCCATTTCAACATCTCAGGCGCTGCTGTTTTTAAATCTGATGCAGAAGCCTAATAATATTTACATGCAAATACACAACTAAGCATGTGTAAAACAGGAGTACTTAAAACACTAAAGGAG from Nicotiana tabacum cultivar K326 chromosome 24, ASM71507v2, whole genome shotgun sequence includes:
- the LOC107822492 gene encoding uncharacterized protein LOC107822492 isoform X1, encoding MVSEALQQTFMATKRSCTSSLPWIWVIEALASFNEIDTSLLINLVKRTPEISDDLGRNAREMVSLRVLESLFVQRIPKANNVASVPGANIELDPSKSCEDVLRCILLEASASDLKTAAPEMLKWDVRSFIMKKRSLLPKCLLKQLKDNIVDSTSPLSGSLKKRSRLEFGNHSRDSVPVDAVDSDGFKQGHEVGGTNTQHVAPTRNSDAFTQADKNTTTYPVYSHSVGSGKDNVYADLTPTFWRTQSDKNGKQKSQLGSALVRAKRSIDASTAHEVEVNETEAISENSSDPCAKAAKKFKQFVFSPIRNTVPDLLLSGRDAFPAESSGGSQPIVQNGNSKDEAQVGAFEANGGLNDGCAEHAASRSGLHGSDSNHNELLPQRMSTDQKFQNIGRSSNGCAELGTSSGSCQLAIQQDSRTHGSKHDLEFNLPQDLQHGEPSKVAKENIEQSHEFEFSSDTDEYHDESIALATQKNDFLSSQCAQGEDSLAAADCSELNLCVKCNVGGKLFVCSSDTCPLMVHESCLGSVPNFDYKGNFYCPFCAYSRAISEYLDGKKKVSLARKHLAAFIGLGAGQQSKKSLPKSQGTKPHQSREDKNEQLCHNENGSSSLNEVTEAGSAPGDRNSVGVQIMQTGSPQPEASAPEQCLVAGQQPEGSELRCHRSKQNQSREEEELCHNGNGNKNSLKKAEEAGSGPVNRNSTNAELMQMHPPQPPVSHEPVCQGSSSIEENSEEDEIGSRYRVQFRNPEKKHTFPITPQLRRKKVQWTKIEEETLKEGVQRFSHFPDRWKQILEFGCDVFLKGRTTGDLKDKWRNMSRAKERAT
- the LOC107822492 gene encoding uncharacterized protein LOC107822492 isoform X2, whose product is MATKRSCTSSLPWIWVIEALASFNEIDTSLLINLVKRTPEISDDLGRNAREMVSLRVLESLFVQRIPKANNVASVPGANIELDPSKSCEDVLRCILLEASASDLKTAAPEMLKWDVRSFIMKKRSLLPKCLLKQLKDNIVDSTSPLSGSLKKRSRLEFGNHSRDSVPVDAVDSDGFKQGHEVGGTNTQHVAPTRNSDAFTQADKNTTTYPVYSHSVGSGKDNVYADLTPTFWRTQSDKNGKQKSQLGSALVRAKRSIDASTAHEVEVNETEAISENSSDPCAKAAKKFKQFVFSPIRNTVPDLLLSGRDAFPAESSGGSQPIVQNGNSKDEAQVGAFEANGGLNDGCAEHAASRSGLHGSDSNHNELLPQRMSTDQKFQNIGRSSNGCAELGTSSGSCQLAIQQDSRTHGSKHDLEFNLPQDLQHGEPSKVAKENIEQSHEFEFSSDTDEYHDESIALATQKNDFLSSQCAQGEDSLAAADCSELNLCVKCNVGGKLFVCSSDTCPLMVHESCLGSVPNFDYKGNFYCPFCAYSRAISEYLDGKKKVSLARKHLAAFIGLGAGQQSKKSLPKSQGTKPHQSREDKNEQLCHNENGSSSLNEVTEAGSAPGDRNSVGVQIMQTGSPQPEASAPEQCLVAGQQPEGSELRCHRSKQNQSREEEELCHNGNGNKNSLKKAEEAGSGPVNRNSTNAELMQMHPPQPPVSHEPVCQGSSSIEENSEEDEIGSRYRVQFRNPEKKHTFPITPQLRRKKVQWTKIEEETLKEGVQRFSHFPDRWKQILEFGCDVFLKGRTTGDLKDKWRNMSRAKERAT